TGTGAAATGCTTCAATCAAACCGGTTTCGCAAATATGGCAACACCGGGCGGATCGATGATGTTCGTCTGCGGTGACGATGCCGAGGCGATTGAGACGGTCCGGAAACTCGCCGCGGATATCGGCTTTGACGCCATCTCGATCGGCGGCCTTGCTAGGGCACGTCTGCTTGAGCCGCTCGCTATGCTCTGGATACACCTCTCGGCAACGACCGACCTCAAGCGCGAATTCGCATTCAAGATCGTGCGAGCGGCATGACGATGACCGACTGACCAAATGGCAAGAAAGATAGATACTTTCGCTTGTTTTGAGCCGCATGACCGAGATGATTGGGGCACATGGCTCGCGAACAACCATCTGGAATGCAATGTTGTCTGGCTGGTTTATTACAAGAAAAAAAGCGGCCACCGCAACGTTTTGTATGATGAGGCAGTCGAAGAGGCTCTTTGTTTCGGTTGGATAGATAGCCTGCCTCGAGCGCTTGATCGTGAGCGTTCGCTCCTTCTTTTCACACCGCGAAAGGATAAAAGTGTATGGTCTGAAGCGAACAAGAATCGAGTCGAACGCTTATTGACCGAAGGATCGATGGCCGAAGCGGGAATAAGAAAGGTCGAAAATGCGAAGAGGAATGGGTCGTGGGATGCATTAAACCGAAGCGACCGACTTGAACTGCCTTGAGACTTGCTCTAAGCACTCGCCACAGATGCGGGCGCACAAACGAAATTTCTAGGTTTTTCCCCATCTGTACAAAAGGACATCCTGGCCTGGATATTCAGCACAAAGTGCCCGGAGACGAGAAAAAGGCGTATCGCCGAAACGGTACGCCTAGCTGGAGATGGCTTGAAGGCAGTTCCGTTTGCTGCCCGGAAGCCAAAATGACAGCTACATATGAATCGTCAGATCGTGAACACCTTCCGCGGCTTCCATAACGGATTCTGAGACGGTCGGATGGGCGTGGATAACCCGTCCGAGTTCGTCGGCGGTGGTCTCGAGTGCCATGGCGACGCATGCTTCGGCGAGAAGTTCGGTCGCGTGCGGGCCAATGATGTGGACGCCGAGGACCTCGTCGTATTTCTTTTCGGCGACGATCTTGACAAAGCCGTCAGTCTCGCCGAGGATGCGTGCTTTGCCCGATGCTGAGAACGGGAACTTGCCGACCTTGACGTCATAGCCTGCCTCTTTTGCTTTCGCTTCGGTCAGGCCGACGCTCGCTACTTCCGGATCGCAATAGGTACAGTTTGGCACGAGGTTCTGCTTGATCGGTTCGACCTTCTTGCCGGCGATCTTCTCGACGACCAGAATGCCTTCTTTCGAAGCGAGGTGAGCCAGCCAGGCAGTGTCGATGACGTCGCCGATTGCGTAAACACCCGGCTCGTCCGTTTCGCAATAATCATTCACCTTGATCGTCCCTCGGGGGTTTACGACGACCTTGGTCTTCTCAAGGCCCAGGCCCTCGAGGTAGGGCATTCGGCCGACGGCGACGAGGAGCATCTCGGCTTCAAAGGTCATGTCCTCGCCTTTGGCGTTTTTGCCGGAGACCTTAACTCCTTTCTTGTTCTTTTCGAGCTTATCGAGCTTGATGGCGGTCTCGCATTTAATGCCCTGTTTCTTAAAGGCACGTGCGAGTTCCTTTGAGACATCGGCGTCCTCGATCGGCACGATCCGGTCAAGCAATTCAATGACCGTCGTCTCGCAGCCAAAGCGGTGATAAACGCTCGCAAACTCAACACCAACGGCTCCCGAGCCCATGACGACCATCGATTTCGGGACGCTCTGGAGTTCAAGTATCTGATCTGAATTGACGACCTGCTTGCCATCAACCTCAAAGCCCGGGATCGGCCTTACGACCGAACCGGTCGCGATAATGATGTTCTTGGTCTCGATGGTCTCTTTCTTGCCGTCTGCGAGGGCGACCTCGACCTTGCCCTTTCCGGCTATCTTTCCATGGCCGTTGAAGACGGTGACCTTGTTTTTCTTCATCAAATAGGTCACACCGGCGGCGTTCTTGTCGACGATTCCTGATTTATAATTTTGAACGCCGGCCCAATCGTATTCAAGGCCTGAAACCTTTAGCCCAAACTTTTCAAACTCGCCTGCCTTTTGATAAAGATGAGCCGCGTTCAGCAGCGCTTTTGTCGGTATGCAGCCACGAAGTCCGCAGGTTCCGCCGAGCTTGGCGTCCTTTTCCTTTTCGATGATAGCGACCTTTAGTCCGAGTTGTGCTCCACGAACCGCAGCGACATAGCCGCCCGGGCCGGCTCCGATGATAGTGACGTCAAATTGTTCTGCCAATGTCTTATGCCTCGTCTAGTTAAATGTGTGCCAAAAGCCTTATTATAACGGTAAGATGGAAACAAGCAAAAAGTCGGAGGTGATGGCTGCTCTTGAGCCGTATTGCCAAGACAAACAATACAATGCAGCACTCTATTGAATTTTTGGCGATAGTTGATGATGCAAAATCGAGGATCACCGAGATCTCTGTCGTGGATTCTGTCGATCGGCAGCGTGCCGGGGCCAACTTGATCGACGTCCGG
The DNA window shown above is from Chloracidobacterium sp. and carries:
- the lpdA gene encoding dihydrolipoyl dehydrogenase, with translation MAEQFDVTIIGAGPGGYVAAVRGAQLGLKVAIIEKEKDAKLGGTCGLRGCIPTKALLNAAHLYQKAGEFEKFGLKVSGLEYDWAGVQNYKSGIVDKNAAGVTYLMKKNKVTVFNGHGKIAGKGKVEVALADGKKETIETKNIIIATGSVVRPIPGFEVDGKQVVNSDQILELQSVPKSMVVMGSGAVGVEFASVYHRFGCETTVIELLDRIVPIEDADVSKELARAFKKQGIKCETAIKLDKLEKNKKGVKVSGKNAKGEDMTFEAEMLLVAVGRMPYLEGLGLEKTKVVVNPRGTIKVNDYCETDEPGVYAIGDVIDTAWLAHLASKEGILVVEKIAGKKVEPIKQNLVPNCTYCDPEVASVGLTEAKAKEAGYDVKVGKFPFSASGKARILGETDGFVKIVAEKKYDEVLGVHIIGPHATELLAEACVAMALETTADELGRVIHAHPTVSESVMEAAEGVHDLTIHM